One stretch of Rhizobium glycinendophyticum DNA includes these proteins:
- a CDS encoding response regulator transcription factor, producing the protein MRVLLVEDDEVLGDAVRTYVRRQGHAVDWSMTREASEASLAAAPYDLVLLDLRLPDGNGIDILKQMRSRRDATPVIIMTAHDQVSDRIAGLNAGADDYLVKPVDLGELQARIQAVSRRYGAQPLPEVTIGALKVFVAERRLVAADGTDVSLSSREWAVLDRLIARRHAIVSKGQIEEALYEFGAEVESNTVEVYVSRLRRKLGKDAIETVRGLGYRIV; encoded by the coding sequence ATGCGCGTGCTTTTGGTTGAAGACGATGAGGTGTTAGGCGACGCGGTCAGGACCTATGTGCGCCGGCAGGGCCACGCCGTTGACTGGTCAATGACCCGGGAAGCAAGCGAGGCCAGTCTCGCCGCGGCTCCTTATGATCTGGTGCTGCTCGACCTGCGGCTGCCGGACGGAAATGGCATCGACATTCTCAAGCAGATGCGCAGTCGGCGGGATGCAACCCCTGTGATCATCATGACAGCCCATGACCAGGTGTCCGACCGAATCGCCGGGCTGAATGCCGGGGCGGATGACTATCTGGTGAAACCGGTCGATCTCGGCGAGTTGCAGGCGCGCATCCAGGCCGTCTCGCGCCGTTATGGCGCCCAACCTTTGCCGGAAGTAACGATCGGCGCACTCAAGGTTTTCGTTGCTGAGCGCCGCCTGGTGGCGGCTGACGGCACCGATGTAAGTCTCTCCTCGCGCGAATGGGCAGTCCTTGATCGGCTGATCGCGCGTCGTCATGCCATCGTTTCTAAGGGCCAGATCGAGGAAGCCCTCTATGAATTCGGTGCGGAAGTGGAGAGCAATACGGTCGAAGTCTATGTCAGCCGCTTGCGTCGCAAGCTCGGCAAAGACGCCATCGAGACGGTACGTGGGCTCGGTTACAGGATTGTATGA
- a CDS encoding PRC-barrel domain-containing protein has translation MDHSKHVRLAPTELTPSVLQGATVYGADDHKVGKVDHVHGIGASSQAIVDVGGFLGIGAKPVAVPLTDLDFMRDEDGDVHAVTSWTKDQLKNMPEHRH, from the coding sequence ATGGATCACAGCAAGCATGTCCGCCTCGCCCCGACCGAACTGACCCCTTCCGTCCTTCAGGGCGCCACCGTCTATGGTGCCGACGACCACAAGGTCGGGAAGGTTGACCACGTTCACGGCATCGGTGCCAGCAGCCAGGCAATCGTGGATGTCGGCGGCTTTCTCGGGATCGGTGCCAAGCCTGTGGCAGTCCCGCTGACCGACCTCGATTTCATGCGTGACGAGGATGGTGACGTCCATGCGGTCACATCCTGGACCAAGGACCAGTTGAAAAACATGCCTGAACACCGGCACTAA
- the xth gene encoding exodeoxyribonuclease III, with product MKVATYNVNGINGRLELLLRWLSEARPDVVCLQELKAPDAKFPHRALERAGYGAVWHGQTSWNGVAILARDREPIETRRGLPGDAHDQQSRYIEAAIDGIIFGCLYLPNGNPAPGPKFNYKLRWFKRLQDYAAGLLDLELKTALIGDFNVMPTDLDVYNPERWADDALFRPEVRRAYANLVDQGWTDALRHLYPQQRLYTFWKYLRNAYARDAGLRIDHFLLSPQLTPDLKRAGIDRFVREWPHTSDHAPVWIDI from the coding sequence GTGAAGGTCGCAACATACAATGTGAACGGCATAAATGGCCGGCTGGAGCTTCTTCTTCGATGGCTTTCAGAGGCACGCCCCGACGTCGTCTGCCTTCAGGAGTTGAAGGCGCCGGACGCCAAGTTTCCCCACCGCGCCCTGGAGCGAGCGGGATACGGGGCGGTATGGCATGGCCAGACCTCCTGGAACGGCGTGGCTATTCTTGCGCGTGACCGAGAGCCGATTGAAACCCGCCGCGGGCTGCCTGGAGACGCGCACGACCAGCAGAGCCGCTATATCGAAGCGGCCATCGACGGGATCATCTTTGGCTGTCTTTACCTTCCCAATGGCAATCCTGCTCCCGGGCCGAAGTTTAATTACAAGCTTCGTTGGTTCAAGCGGCTGCAGGACTATGCAGCCGGGCTTCTGGATCTTGAGCTGAAGACGGCGCTGATCGGTGATTTCAACGTCATGCCAACGGACCTGGACGTCTACAATCCGGAGCGGTGGGCCGATGACGCCCTGTTCCGTCCGGAGGTTCGCAGGGCCTACGCCAATCTTGTGGATCAAGGCTGGACAGACGCCTTGCGACACCTTTATCCGCAGCAGCGGCTCTATACGTTCTGGAAATACCTTCGAAACGCCTATGCCCGCGATGCAGGTCTGCGCATCGACCATTTTCTGTTGAGTCCACAGCTCACCCCTGACCTGAAGCGGGCAGGGATAGATCGCTTCGTGAGAGAATGGCCGCACACGAGCGACCACGCGCCCGTCTGGATCGATATCTAA
- a CDS encoding NmrA family NAD(P)-binding protein yields the protein MTAKYLVTGASGKLGQSVLRHLTETYQVAPGDIIAGSRKPETLSEWVAKGIQTRVVDFDDAASMEKAFAEAGRVLIISTDALDRPGHRLIQHKAAIAAAEKAGVQHLLYTSMPEPANSPLLFAPDHEGTEAAIKASTIPAWTILRNNWYFENVFLSASSALASGHWYSAAAGGGIAHILRDDIGRAVAAALVAPTEGKTVYTLTGTKAYSHADIAALIGAAAGKKISVVEVPLEGLVQGMVGAGLPEPLARVFASVDTMIGVGGLAKVTADYKTLTGLEPQGFEAWVDSQAAAFNALVK from the coding sequence ATGACTGCAAAATATCTCGTGACCGGCGCCTCCGGTAAGCTCGGTCAAAGCGTTCTTCGCCACCTGACGGAGACCTATCAAGTGGCGCCCGGCGACATCATCGCTGGCAGCCGCAAACCGGAAACCCTGTCGGAATGGGTAGCCAAGGGCATCCAGACCCGGGTTGTTGATTTCGACGACGCCGCTTCGATGGAGAAGGCGTTTGCCGAAGCCGGGCGGGTCCTGATCATCAGCACCGACGCGCTCGACCGCCCGGGTCACCGCCTCATCCAGCACAAGGCTGCGATCGCGGCAGCCGAAAAGGCAGGTGTCCAGCATCTCCTCTACACATCGATGCCGGAGCCAGCCAATTCTCCACTGCTCTTTGCGCCTGACCACGAGGGAACGGAAGCGGCGATCAAGGCCAGCACCATTCCCGCTTGGACGATCCTGCGCAACAACTGGTACTTCGAAAACGTCTTCCTCTCGGCATCGTCTGCATTGGCATCCGGCCACTGGTATTCGGCTGCCGCTGGCGGTGGGATTGCCCATATCCTGCGCGACGACATCGGTCGCGCTGTTGCCGCAGCCCTGGTCGCGCCGACCGAGGGCAAAACGGTCTATACGCTGACGGGCACGAAGGCGTACAGCCATGCCGACATTGCTGCTCTGATCGGTGCCGCTGCCGGCAAGAAGATCTCCGTCGTTGAAGTGCCGCTCGAAGGCTTGGTCCAGGGCATGGTTGGTGCCGGACTGCCGGAACCGCTCGCACGGGTCTTTGCATCGGTTGACACGATGATCGGGGTCGGTGGACTTGCGAAGGTCACAGCCGATTACAAGACCTTGACCGGACTGGAGCCGCAGGGCTTCGAAGCCTGGGTCGACAGCCAGGCGGCAGCGTTCAACGCTTTGGTGAAGTAA
- a CDS encoding winged helix-turn-helix transcriptional regulator, with the protein MAQPKDGPFDPSNCPVRDVLSHIGDKWASLILQVLGVRRHRFGELRRAIPDISQAMLTSTLRSLQRDGLVHREVFPTQPPSVEYSLTELGQSLLGPVAALVLWSLEHHGRIQQSRLVYDGENPPARKLR; encoded by the coding sequence ATGGCGCAACCGAAGGACGGTCCGTTCGATCCGAGCAACTGCCCCGTGCGGGACGTGCTGTCGCATATCGGCGACAAATGGGCATCTTTGATCCTGCAGGTGCTCGGCGTGCGGCGTCACCGCTTCGGCGAACTGCGCCGCGCCATTCCGGATATATCGCAGGCCATGTTGACCAGCACCTTGCGCAGCCTGCAGCGGGACGGGCTCGTGCATCGGGAGGTCTTCCCGACCCAGCCACCCAGCGTCGAGTACAGCCTGACCGAGCTGGGGCAGTCGCTTTTGGGACCGGTTGCCGCTCTCGTCCTCTGGTCCCTTGAGCATCACGGCCGTATCCAGCAGTCCCGACTGGTCTATGATGGCGAAAACCCACCTGCCCGGAAGTTGCGTTAG
- a CDS encoding TadE/TadG family type IV pilus assembly protein has protein sequence MIRDFLQDRRGNFGMMTALLMVPLIGVAGFALDVSDALLARNSLQASADAAALAAVAQNSIGVSQAMLMTSDGQVAAAMADAKKVFLGQAGNSTDYTLLSADVDVVKAGSQLKAVFSYKAEVPTTLSRILGKSKMTVSGVAEAIFQTETFRDFYLLLDNTPSMGVGATSADVSKMVANTSDKCAFACHIVKDGVEDKNSYYNLAKKLGVTIRIDVVASATSALMDTAKSSRRSSNQYRMAVYTFGEKAEDTKLLEVSSLTSDLDSVKTKAAKIGLMSIPYQGYDNDQQTDFDRALSNVGKLMGTAGTGSSASNPEKVVFFVSDGVGDAYKPTTCTKKLNGGRCQEPIDVTQCTALKAKGYRIAVLYTTYLPLPTNDWYNNWIKPFQSEIPTRMAACASPGLYFEVSPSQGISEAMSAMFLKIVNTPRLSG, from the coding sequence ATGATCCGTGATTTCTTACAGGACCGGCGCGGCAATTTTGGCATGATGACCGCTCTTTTGATGGTACCGCTGATCGGCGTTGCCGGTTTCGCGCTCGACGTCAGCGACGCGCTGCTTGCACGCAACTCGCTGCAAGCCTCGGCTGACGCAGCAGCCCTTGCAGCCGTCGCACAAAACTCGATCGGCGTCTCCCAGGCCATGTTGATGACAAGCGACGGTCAGGTCGCGGCCGCCATGGCCGATGCCAAAAAGGTCTTCCTCGGGCAGGCAGGAAATTCCACGGATTACACGTTGCTCAGCGCGGATGTCGATGTGGTCAAGGCAGGCAGCCAGCTGAAGGCCGTCTTCTCCTACAAGGCGGAAGTGCCGACCACGTTGTCGCGCATTCTCGGCAAGAGCAAGATGACGGTGTCTGGCGTTGCCGAGGCAATATTCCAAACCGAAACGTTTCGCGATTTCTATCTGCTGCTCGACAACACACCCTCGATGGGCGTAGGTGCGACGTCAGCCGATGTCAGCAAGATGGTCGCGAACACCAGCGACAAATGCGCGTTCGCTTGTCATATCGTCAAGGACGGCGTTGAAGACAAGAACAGCTATTACAACCTCGCCAAGAAGCTGGGGGTCACCATCCGCATCGACGTTGTCGCCTCGGCAACTTCGGCCTTGATGGACACCGCGAAGTCGAGCCGCAGGAGCTCCAATCAATATCGGATGGCCGTCTATACATTCGGCGAGAAGGCCGAAGATACCAAGCTACTTGAGGTATCGTCGCTGACCAGCGACCTCGATTCCGTCAAAACGAAGGCCGCCAAGATCGGCCTGATGTCGATCCCCTACCAGGGATATGACAACGACCAGCAGACGGATTTCGATCGGGCGCTGTCCAATGTCGGCAAACTGATGGGCACGGCAGGCACAGGCTCCTCGGCATCAAATCCGGAGAAAGTGGTCTTCTTCGTCTCCGACGGTGTGGGCGACGCCTACAAGCCGACCACCTGCACCAAGAAACTCAACGGCGGGCGATGCCAGGAGCCGATCGATGTCACGCAATGCACGGCACTGAAGGCGAAGGGCTATCGGATCGCGGTGCTCTATACAACATACCTGCCGCTTCCAACCAACGACTGGTACAACAACTGGATCAAGCCCTTCCAGAGCGAAATCCCGACGCGGATGGCAGCCTGCGCCTCCCCCGGTCTTTATTTCGAGGTCAGTCCGAGTCAGGGCATTTCGGAAGCGATGTCCGCCATGTTCCTGAAGATTGTCAACACACCGCGCCTGTCAGGCTGA
- a CDS encoding PAS domain-containing protein, producing the protein MNASPLEVLSEIASESVIERQIDGSDRGDEGGQSREAVVIQYLKLAEDRGTVGFWSCDSTGVTCCPSAGLLRLLGLEAGAHFRIAEIADFAHPEDRAQAENIWLMIRSGVPVERRFRIVRADRTVRWIDFRSEVVLDDAQQPSRSIGIVIDVTAQHESRETIEDTLGRYRALVNSLATMEWRATADGSPIYSHGWTALTGQLEVHVARGNWIDAVHPDDRQRVATAWNQSVRTLTPYMVNHRLRCVTGEYQWFHARAVPIIKKGGRSHEWLGIIMLHDDLNTRGGRDTDDGYDLTPMQIRAGRAMLQWTLGDLSDLSGISVSSIRRIEAEGERATRPASMSAIRKAFEDHGLCFSGGNAVSFRRADPSGNS; encoded by the coding sequence ATGAATGCCAGTCCGCTCGAAGTGCTGTCCGAAATCGCATCCGAATCCGTCATCGAGAGACAAATCGATGGCTCCGATCGTGGAGATGAGGGCGGTCAGTCGCGGGAAGCGGTAGTAATTCAGTACCTGAAGCTTGCGGAAGATCGCGGAACTGTGGGCTTCTGGTCCTGTGACAGCACGGGTGTCACCTGCTGTCCAAGTGCTGGGTTGTTGAGGCTCCTGGGCCTGGAGGCTGGAGCGCATTTCCGTATCGCGGAGATTGCCGATTTCGCGCATCCCGAAGACCGGGCCCAGGCGGAAAACATATGGCTGATGATCCGAAGTGGAGTTCCCGTCGAGCGCCGCTTTCGCATCGTGCGCGCCGACCGAACAGTGCGCTGGATAGACTTCCGGTCGGAGGTCGTGCTCGATGATGCGCAGCAGCCTTCCCGATCGATCGGCATTGTGATCGATGTCACCGCCCAACACGAAAGCCGCGAGACGATTGAGGATACGCTCGGACGTTATCGTGCATTGGTCAACTCTCTGGCGACCATGGAATGGCGTGCGACGGCAGATGGCAGTCCCATCTATTCCCACGGCTGGACGGCGCTGACTGGACAACTGGAGGTCCATGTCGCGCGAGGCAATTGGATCGATGCCGTTCATCCGGATGACCGTCAGCGGGTCGCGACCGCTTGGAACCAGTCGGTGCGCACGCTCACCCCTTACATGGTCAATCATCGTTTGCGGTGCGTCACCGGAGAATACCAGTGGTTCCACGCCCGTGCCGTCCCGATCATCAAGAAGGGCGGACGCTCGCATGAATGGCTCGGGATCATCATGTTGCATGACGACCTCAACACGCGGGGCGGCCGGGACACCGATGATGGCTATGATCTGACACCGATGCAGATCAGGGCCGGCCGCGCCATGCTGCAATGGACCCTGGGCGACTTGTCCGACCTCTCGGGGATCTCCGTCTCGTCGATCCGCCGTATCGAGGCCGAGGGCGAACGCGCGACACGGCCCGCTTCGATGAGCGCGATCCGCAAAGCCTTCGAGGATCACGGTCTGTGCTTCAGCGGGGGAAATGCTGTGAGCTTTCGGCGCGCGGACCCGTCAGGCAATTCCTGA
- a CDS encoding sugar kinase, translating into MGRIVAIGECMGELSETGTPGLLSMGFAGDTLNTAWYLRGMLGSDWQIDYLTAVGTDTLSQRLVDFLATERIGTQHIRRLAEKTIGLYHISLRDGERSFTYWRNDSAARRLASDPAAVAAALQDADVAYWSGITLAILPAGDRVALLEILSQFAGRGGQVVFDPNLRPRLWDNADSMRGWIHRAAALSSLCLPSFDDEAAHFGDASPADTVARYRDQGTSRVVVKNGPGDVTIADAMGRLDTVSVPSAQIVVDTTAAGDSFNAGYLAAELVGASMADAAAAGAALARKVIGARGALVRQALELQGE; encoded by the coding sequence ATGGGACGGATCGTCGCAATTGGCGAATGCATGGGCGAGCTCTCGGAGACGGGGACCCCGGGGCTGCTTTCCATGGGTTTTGCCGGCGATACGCTCAACACGGCCTGGTACCTGAGGGGGATGCTCGGGAGTGACTGGCAGATCGACTATCTGACGGCCGTCGGTACCGATACGCTTTCACAGCGCCTCGTCGATTTCCTTGCCACCGAACGAATTGGCACGCAGCACATCCGGCGTCTCGCTGAAAAGACGATCGGTCTCTACCATATCAGCCTCAGGGACGGTGAACGAAGCTTTACCTACTGGCGCAACGACAGTGCCGCGCGGCGGCTCGCCAGCGATCCCGCCGCAGTCGCTGCAGCATTGCAGGATGCTGATGTTGCCTATTGGTCGGGCATCACTCTTGCAATCCTTCCCGCCGGAGATCGCGTGGCCCTTCTGGAAATCCTGTCGCAGTTTGCCGGGCGGGGCGGACAGGTGGTGTTCGACCCAAATCTGCGCCCGCGGCTCTGGGATAATGCCGACAGCATGCGTGGCTGGATCCATCGGGCCGCTGCTTTGAGCAGCCTTTGCCTTCCCTCTTTCGACGATGAGGCTGCGCATTTCGGCGATGCCAGTCCCGCCGATACCGTAGCGCGCTATCGCGATCAGGGCACGTCGCGGGTGGTGGTGAAAAACGGGCCTGGTGACGTTACAATTGCAGACGCCATGGGGCGCCTGGACACAGTTTCTGTGCCGTCCGCCCAGATAGTCGTCGATACGACAGCTGCAGGCGACAGCTTCAACGCGGGTTATCTTGCCGCCGAACTTGTCGGCGCCTCTATGGCGGACGCGGCAGCAGCGGGCGCAGCGCTCGCTCGAAAGGTCATTGGTGCCCGCGGCGCCCTCGTTCGTCAGGCGCTCGAGTTGCAAGGCGAATGA
- a CDS encoding aromatic amino acid ammonia-lyase, which yields MTTVLLDAKPLDFAALDAIGSGAVAVAMSPEGMARVREGRRGLEAAITRGETIYGANTGVGAMKDTDWSDDELGQFNLGLVHAHHFGTGAPFPIPTVRKAIAIRINTALTGYSGCSPQLVEAFAALLARDVIPVVRRTGSIGCADIGLMGQIGSVLTGVGEVYYRGLRRKTADVFAELGMVPIKLAPRDALASLSVNGVGYAASAVAVRDAARVLRVLMATALMSSATLGAARAPWRSAVTVGCTTQSKIGRWLTETSADWQWNDASHVQDPLSLRMLPQIFGVAVAEISRIGAVILKATGRSDDNPVVVEGEVLTSGGSLPLEVAIAMQAGQLVIAHVARNVFNRCVLLANGGRRDLPVNLVPGGAVATGFGPALKLVGDLYMRVTSMTAALSPQSLVVAGGIEDEAAFLPLIVERFERQVEALKRMAALEAMFAAQGNDILGDRPEGIARMLQEVTRAHSAFYRSDRPLSSEVEALEEDLAAQGTLARIVAEAPLEGFDSFFALSPIA from the coding sequence GTGACAACCGTCCTTCTCGATGCGAAGCCTCTCGATTTTGCCGCTCTCGATGCCATAGGCAGCGGTGCCGTAGCCGTTGCCATGAGCCCGGAAGGAATGGCCCGCGTCCGCGAAGGTCGGCGCGGTCTCGAGGCGGCCATTACCCGGGGTGAAACCATATACGGTGCCAATACCGGCGTCGGCGCGATGAAGGATACCGACTGGAGCGACGACGAACTGGGGCAGTTCAATCTCGGCCTCGTCCACGCCCACCATTTCGGTACTGGCGCGCCATTCCCGATCCCGACCGTTCGCAAGGCCATCGCCATCCGCATCAATACAGCGCTGACAGGCTATTCCGGCTGTTCGCCGCAACTGGTTGAGGCTTTTGCGGCGTTGCTGGCACGGGATGTCATCCCGGTCGTGCGCCGCACCGGCTCGATCGGTTGCGCCGATATCGGCTTGATGGGCCAGATCGGCTCGGTGTTGACCGGCGTCGGCGAGGTCTATTACCGGGGGCTGCGCCGCAAGACGGCTGACGTATTTGCCGAACTCGGTATGGTGCCGATCAAGCTTGCGCCCCGCGACGCACTTGCGTCCCTGTCCGTCAATGGTGTCGGTTACGCGGCAAGCGCCGTTGCGGTGCGCGATGCCGCCCGGGTGCTGCGCGTGCTGATGGCGACCGCACTGATGTCGTCCGCAACACTCGGGGCGGCCCGCGCGCCTTGGCGTTCCGCCGTCACCGTGGGCTGCACGACGCAGTCCAAGATAGGCCGCTGGCTGACCGAAACATCGGCAGACTGGCAGTGGAACGACGCTTCGCATGTGCAGGATCCGCTGAGCCTGCGCATGTTGCCGCAGATCTTCGGCGTCGCCGTCGCTGAAATCTCGCGCATCGGAGCCGTTATCCTGAAGGCGACCGGCCGGAGTGATGACAATCCCGTCGTGGTGGAGGGCGAGGTGCTGACCTCAGGCGGGTCACTGCCACTTGAAGTCGCCATCGCCATGCAGGCAGGCCAACTGGTAATCGCTCATGTCGCGCGCAATGTGTTCAACCGCTGTGTCCTGCTCGCAAATGGCGGACGGCGCGACCTGCCAGTCAATCTCGTGCCCGGCGGCGCCGTTGCAACCGGTTTCGGGCCAGCGCTGAAGCTGGTCGGCGATCTCTACATGCGCGTAACCTCAATGACCGCTGCACTGTCTCCCCAGTCGCTGGTCGTTGCAGGCGGTATCGAAGATGAGGCGGCCTTCTTGCCGCTGATCGTGGAACGCTTCGAACGACAGGTGGAGGCTCTAAAGCGCATGGCAGCGCTCGAGGCGATGTTTGCAGCGCAAGGCAATGATATTCTCGGCGACCGCCCGGAGGGCATAGCCCGCATGCTGCAGGAGGTCACGCGAGCTCATTCCGCCTTCTATCGCTCCGATCGGCCGCTCTCGTCGGAAGTGGAGGCGCTGGAAGAGGATCTTGCCGCGCAGGGGACCCTGGCGCGGATTGTCGCCGAAGCGCCCCTTGAAGGGTTCGACAGCTTCTTTGCTCTTTCGCCCATCGCTTGA
- a CDS encoding type II toxin-antitoxin system VapC family toxin codes for MILVDTNVLLDVVTDDPVWAHWSVAQLENTAIDRPVLINDVVYAELAARYARIEQLDAFVAEAELTHVRMPKSALFLAAKVFAQYRSAGGQRGSVLPDFCIGAPAAVEGLSLLTRDVGRYRSYFPNLHVIAPDP; via the coding sequence GTGATTCTTGTCGATACCAATGTTCTTCTCGACGTTGTGACCGATGACCCGGTTTGGGCCCATTGGTCGGTTGCGCAGCTTGAAAACACTGCCATTGATCGTCCCGTTCTTATCAACGATGTCGTCTATGCTGAACTTGCAGCCCGTTACGCCCGGATAGAACAGCTTGACGCTTTCGTTGCCGAGGCTGAGCTTACCCATGTCCGCATGCCGAAGTCCGCGCTGTTTCTAGCCGCCAAGGTGTTCGCGCAATACCGCAGTGCTGGCGGTCAGCGCGGCAGCGTACTTCCGGATTTCTGTATTGGCGCGCCTGCCGCCGTCGAAGGTCTTTCCCTTCTCACCCGGGATGTCGGGCGCTATCGAAGCTATTTCCCTAACTTGCATGTGATTGCGCCCGACCCCTAG
- a CDS encoding class I SAM-dependent methyltransferase, translating into MQGLSSVSNHDLRDEIKAYWSARAETFDTQPGHEIFSEEERAAWHTLFRKHLGDGQGKAALDLACGTAVVSHLLDDLGFLVTGLDWSEPMLERARAKAAKRGRKIRFLMGDAERTMEPDASYDVITNRHLVWTLVDPLACFREWHRVLKPGGKVLIVDGDFVNTSLVTQLLKRLTRLAAKLGLAKDALHGAPNADMAETHNRILQAVYFSKGARADVVASLLREAGFTKVTIDANMSAIHRTQRKNFSLLKGLERATQHRYAICAEK; encoded by the coding sequence ATGCAAGGACTTAGCTCTGTCTCCAACCATGATTTGCGCGACGAGATCAAGGCCTACTGGTCTGCGCGTGCCGAGACCTTTGATACCCAGCCTGGTCATGAGATCTTTTCGGAAGAAGAGCGTGCCGCCTGGCATACGCTCTTCCGGAAACATCTGGGCGATGGGCAGGGCAAAGCGGCGCTCGACCTTGCCTGCGGCACGGCGGTCGTCTCGCATCTGCTGGACGATCTCGGCTTCCTTGTCACCGGGCTCGACTGGTCGGAGCCGATGCTGGAACGGGCCCGGGCGAAGGCTGCCAAACGCGGGAGAAAGATCCGTTTCCTGATGGGGGATGCCGAGCGAACCATGGAGCCGGATGCGTCCTATGACGTGATCACCAACCGCCACCTGGTTTGGACCCTGGTCGATCCGCTCGCCTGTTTCCGCGAATGGCACCGTGTCCTGAAGCCCGGTGGCAAAGTCCTCATCGTTGATGGCGACTTCGTCAACACCTCCCTGGTCACGCAGCTTCTGAAGCGCCTGACACGGCTGGCCGCGAAGCTCGGTCTCGCGAAAGATGCCCTTCATGGTGCGCCGAATGCAGACATGGCGGAGACGCACAACCGGATCCTCCAGGCAGTCTATTTCTCCAAGGGCGCCCGTGCAGACGTGGTTGCATCTCTGCTGAGAGAGGCGGGGTTCACCAAGGTGACGATCGACGCCAACATGTCGGCCATTCATCGCACGCAACGGAAGAATTTTTCGCTGCTGAAGGGCCTCGAGCGCGCGACCCAGCATCGGTATGCCATTTGCGCGGAGAAGTGA
- a CDS encoding ABC transporter substrate-binding protein — protein sequence MEKVASAAAISLALFSSVAIAGETVKIKDITGREVEVTVPVERVILGEGRQIYFTAALDTDKPFGRVVGWRDDFKKADLDGYNIYLQKFPEMEKIPTFGGMKDGTFDIEQAVALKPDVIIMNTEAKSATEESGYIEKLAAVGIPLVYIDFREKPMEHTDDSMRIIGKLFGKEERAEEFVKFHDEQIARVTDVLAKQADLKKPVVFMERAGGYSDDCCMSFGNENFGKMVELAGGINMAKDFIPGTFGNVNPEQIIASNPDQVIVTGSNWELYVPGGKWVGVGPGADQTEATRKLADLMTRPAFTDIKAVKDGNVHAIWHQFYNSPYQFVAVQQIAKWLHPDLFKDLDADRTFQELHTRFLPVDYKPGYFASLKTGS from the coding sequence ATGGAGAAGGTGGCCTCCGCCGCCGCGATTTCGCTCGCCCTTTTTTCTAGCGTGGCAATCGCTGGCGAGACCGTGAAGATCAAGGATATTACCGGCCGTGAAGTCGAGGTGACAGTGCCGGTAGAGCGCGTCATTCTAGGCGAGGGCCGGCAGATTTATTTCACAGCAGCGCTTGATACCGATAAGCCCTTCGGCCGTGTCGTCGGCTGGCGTGACGACTTCAAGAAGGCCGATCTGGACGGCTACAACATCTACCTCCAAAAGTTCCCGGAGATGGAAAAGATCCCGACCTTCGGCGGCATGAAGGACGGCACCTTCGACATCGAACAGGCCGTGGCACTGAAGCCCGACGTGATCATCATGAACACGGAAGCAAAATCCGCCACGGAAGAAAGCGGCTATATCGAGAAGCTGGCCGCCGTCGGCATTCCGCTCGTCTATATCGACTTCCGCGAAAAGCCGATGGAGCACACCGACGATTCCATGCGCATCATCGGCAAGCTGTTCGGCAAGGAAGAGCGCGCCGAGGAGTTCGTGAAATTCCATGACGAACAGATCGCCCGCGTCACGGATGTTCTCGCCAAGCAGGCCGACCTCAAGAAGCCTGTGGTCTTCATGGAGCGCGCCGGCGGCTATTCCGACGATTGCTGCATGTCCTTCGGCAACGAGAATTTTGGCAAAATGGTCGAACTCGCCGGCGGCATCAATATGGCCAAGGACTTCATTCCCGGCACATTCGGAAACGTCAATCCGGAACAGATCATCGCCTCCAATCCGGATCAGGTCATCGTGACAGGCTCGAACTGGGAACTCTACGTTCCGGGCGGCAAGTGGGTCGGTGTCGGCCCGGGTGCCGACCAGACCGAAGCAACCCGCAAACTTGCCGACCTGATGACACGTCCCGCCTTCACCGACATCAAGGCCGTCAAGGATGGCAATGTGCACGCGATCTGGCACCAGTTCTACAACAGCCCCTACCAGTTCGTTGCCGTCCAGCAGATCGCCAAGTGGCTGCATCCTGACCTGTTCAAGGATCTCGACGCCGACCGGACGTTCCAGGAACTGCATACGCGCTTCCTGCCGGTCGACTACAAGCCGGGCTACTTCGCCTCGCTGAAGACCGGATCCTGA